From Leishmania infantum JPCM5 genome chromosome 15, a single genomic window includes:
- a CDS encoding putative nucleoside transporter 1, protein MDTAPDHREPQEQGESRKWYEMTASEFYVYVVAFMCGVSMMMPVNAVFSAPAYIMTYYRYAMQAPEAVPLYTNFWNNVMTYYNLIGIVTSLIMEPLTLLSWFRRIPMKVRLLGGLVILIVEIIVLMVVPARGTSEAGAVATICCTGFIGGFGKSIFESTAYGMFGAFPSSFTSTMMGGVGMSGVLTSLLQIIVKAALPDSYEGVKKQSKIYYGLDVGIQGMTFVALILLRFNSFAQNYFGDLGAVKSKVDAGKLSAEALCHTDEHPTHDKEGRNSSSGKEVPALGEVQTAAAKSEGPDAVEESSWPHEVEGPTSNEILVATAIFSTLRRVKWMFVACAFNFLITLFLFPGIAVGMFPDSKWFSTIAVFIFNVFDVLGRFSPSLKLMWPRSYKQRWIIVAASFARVIFVPLLLLHSYHYIPGEAYGYVMEVIFGFSNGYVGSMALVLGPQSKGIDNDGKRFVAGTLMGISILVGGTIGTVLSIMTQTIRATY, encoded by the coding sequence ATGGACACCGCACCCGATCATCGCGAGCCCCAGGAGCAGGGCGAGAGTCGCAAGTGGTATGAAATGACTGCAAGCGAGTTCTACGTGTACGTCGTCGCGTTCATGTGCGGCGTGTCCATGATGATGCCCGTCAATGCCGTCTTCTCCGCGCCTGCATACATTATGACGTACTACCGCTACGCCATGCAGGCCCCGGAAGCGGTTCCGCTGTACACAAACTTCTGGAACAACGTCATGACCTACTACAACCTCATCGGTATCGTGACGAGCCTGATCATGgagccgctgacgctgctcaGCTGGTTCCGCCGCATCCCGATGAAGGTGCGTCTGCTTGGCGGCCTGGTCATCCTGATCGTCGAGATCATCGTGCTTATGGTGGTGCCTGCGCGCGGCACGAGCGAGGCCGGTGCCGTGGCGACgatctgctgcaccggcttCATTGGCGGCTTCGGCAAGAGCATCTTCGAGTCCACGGCGTACGGCATGTTCGGTGCCTTCCCCTCGAGCTTCACGTCCACCATGATGGGTGGCGTCGGCATGTCTGGTGTGCTGacatcgctgctgcagatcaTCGTGAaggctgcgctgcccgaCTCCTACGAGGGCGTGAAGAAGCAGTCGAAGATCTACTACGGCCTGGACGTGGGTATCCAGGGCATGACCTTCGTTGCGCTGATCCTGCTCCGCTTCAACAGCTTCGCCCAGAACTACTTCGGTGACCTCGGTGCTGTGAAGAGCAAGGTGGACGCCGGCAAGCTatcggcggaggcgctctGCCACACCGACGAGCACCCGACTCATGACAAGGAGGGTCGCAACTCTTCTTCGGGCAAGGAGGTGCCGGCCCTGGGTGAGGTGcagacggccgccgccaagtCGGAGGGCCCGGATGCGGTGGAAGAGAGCTCATGGCCGCACGAGGTGGAGGGCCCGACGAGTAACGAGATCCTCGTGGCCACCGCCATCTTCAGCACGCTGCGCCGTGTCAAGTGGATGTTCGTCGCCTGTGCCTTTAATTTTCTCATCACGCTGTTCCTCTTCCCCGGCATCGCTGTCGGCATGTTTCCGGACTCGAAGTGGTTCTCGACGATCGCCGTGTTCATCTTCAACGTGTTCGATGTGCTGGGCCGCttctcgccgtcgctgaaGCTCATGTGGCCGCGGTCGTACAAGCAGCGCTGGATCATCGTAGCGGCGTCCTTTGCGCGCGTCATctttgtgccgctgctgctgctgcactcgtACCACTACATCCCGGGCGAGGCGTACGGCTACGTGATGGAGGTCATCTTCGGCTTCTCGAACGGCTACGTGGGCTCGATGGCGCTGGTGCTTGGCCCGCAGTCGAAGGGCATCGACAACGACGGCAAGCGCTTCGTTGCCGGTACTCTGATGGGCATCTCCATCCTCGTCGGTGGCACGATCGGCACCGTGCTCAGCATCATGACGCAGACCATCCGCGCGACTTACTAA
- a CDS encoding putative nucleoside transporter 1 translates to MDTAPDHREPQEQGESRKWYEMTASEFYVYVVAFMCGVSMMMSVNAVFSAPAYIMTYYRYAMQAPEAVPLYTNFWNNVMTYYNLIGIVTSLIMEPLTLLSWFRRIPMKVRLLGGLVILIVEIIVLMVVPARGTSEAGAVATICCTGFIGGFGKSIFESTAYGMFGAFPSSFTSTMMGGVGMSGVLTSLLQIIVKAALPDSYEGVKKQSKIYYGLDVGIQGMTFVALILLRFNSFAQNYFGDLGAVKSKVDAGKLSAEALCHTDEHPTHDKEGRNSSSGKEVPALGEVQTAAAKSEGPDAVEESSWPHEVEGPTSNEILVATAIFSTLRRVKWMFVACAFNFLITLFLFPGIAVGMFPDSKWFSTIAVFIFNVFDVLGRFSPSLKLMWPRSYKQRWIIVAASFARVIFVPLLLLHSYHYIPGEAYGYVMEVIFGFSNGYVGSMALVLGPQSKGIDNDGKRFVAGTLMGISILVGGTIGTVLSIMTQTIRATY, encoded by the coding sequence ATGGACACCGCACCCGATCATCGCGAGCCCCAGGAGCAGGGCGAGAGTCGCAAGTGGTATGAAATGACTGCAAGCGAGTTCTACGTGTACGTCGTCGCGTTCATGTGCGGCGTGTCCATGATGATGTCCGTCAATGCCGTCTTCTCCGCGCCTGCATACATTATGACGTACTACCGCTACGCCATGCAGGCCCCGGAAGCGGTTCCGCTGTACACAAACTTCTGGAACAACGTCATGACCTACTACAACCTCATCGGTATCGTGACGAGCCTGATCATGgagccgctgacgctgctcaGCTGGTTCCGCCGCATCCCGATGAAGGTGCGTCTGCTTGGCGGCCTGGTCATCCTGATCGTCGAGATCATCGTGCTTATGGTGGTGCCTGCGCGCGGCACGAGCGAGGCCGGTGCCGTGGCGACgatctgctgcaccggcttCATTGGCGGCTTCGGCAAGAGCATCTTCGAGTCCACGGCGTACGGCATGTTCGGTGCCTTCCCCTCGAGCTTCACGTCCACCATGATGGGTGGCGTCGGCATGTCTGGTGTGCTGacatcgctgctgcagatcaTCGTGAaggctgcgctgcccgaCTCCTACGAGGGCGTGAAGAAGCAGTCGAAGATCTACTACGGCCTGGACGTGGGTATCCAGGGCATGACCTTCGTTGCGCTGATCCTGCTCCGCTTCAACAGCTTCGCCCAGAACTACTTCGGTGACCTCGGTGCTGTGAAGAGCAAGGTGGACGCCGGCAAGCTatcggcggaggcgctctGCCACACCGACGAGCACCCGACTCATGACAAGGAGGGTCGCAACTCTTCTTCGGGCAAGGAGGTGCCGGCCCTGGGTGAGGTGcagacggccgccgccaagtCGGAGGGCCCGGATGCGGTGGAAGAGAGCTCATGGCCGCACGAGGTGGAGGGCCCGACGAGTAACGAGATCCTCGTGGCCACCGCCATCTTCAGCACGCTGCGCCGTGTCAAGTGGATGTTCGTCGCCTGTGCCTTTAATTTTCTCATCACGCTGTTCCTCTTCCCCGGCATCGCTGTCGGCATGTTTCCGGACTCGAAGTGGTTCTCGACGATCGCCGTGTTCATCTTCAACGTGTTCGATGTGCTGGGCCGCttctcgccgtcgctgaaGCTCATGTGGCCGCGGTCGTACAAGCAGCGCTGGATCATCGTAGCGGCGTCCTTTGCGCGCGTCATctttgtgccgctgctgctgctgcactcgtACCACTACATCCCGGGCGAGGCGTACGGCTACGTGATGGAGGTCATCTTCGGCTTCTCGAACGGCTACGTGGGCTCGATGGCGCTGGTGCTTGGCCCGCAGTCGAAGGGCATCGACAACGACGGCAAGCGCTTCGTTGCCGGTACTCTGATGGGCATCTCCATCCTCGTCGGTGGCACGATCGGCACCGTGCTCAGCATCATGACGCAGACCATCCGCGCGACTTACTAA
- a CDS encoding putative nucleoside transporter 1 yields MDTAPDHREPQEQGESRKWYEMTASEFYVYVVAFMCGVSMMMPVNAVFSAPAYIMTYYRYAMQDPEAVPLYTNFWSNVMTYYNLIGIVTSLIMEPLTLLSWFRRIPMKVRLLGGLVILIVEIIVLMVVPARGTSEAGAVATICCTGFIGGFGKSIFESTTYGMFGAFPSSFTSTMMGGVGMSGVLTSLLQIIVKAALPDSYEGVKKQSKIYYGLDVGIQGMTFVALILLRFNSFAQNYFGDLGAVKSKVDAGKLSAEALCHTDEHPTHDKEGRNSSSGKEVPALGEVQTAAAKSEGPDAVEESSWPHEVEGPTSNEILVATAIFSTLRRVKWMFVACAFNFLITLFLFPGIAVGMFPDSKWFSTIAVFIFNVFDVLGRFSPSLKLMWPRSYKQRWIIVAASFARVIFVPLLLLHSYHYIPGEAYGYVMEVIFGFSNGYVGSMALVLGPQSKGIDNDGKRFVAGTLMGISILVGGTIGTVLSIMTQTIRATY; encoded by the coding sequence ATGGACACCGCACCCGATCATCGCGAGCCCCAGGAGCAGGGCGAGAGTCGCAAGTGGTATGAAATGACTGCAAGCGAGTTCTACGTGTACGTCGTCGCGTTCATGTGCGGCGTGTCCATGATGATGCCCGTCAATGCCGTCTTCTCCGCGCCTGCATACATTATGACGTACTACCGCTACGCCATGCAGGACCCGGAAGCGGTTCCGCTGTACACAAACTTCTGGAGCAACGTCATGACCTACTACAACCTCATCGGTATCGTGACGAGCCTGATCATGgagccgctgacgctgctcaGCTGGTTCCGCCGCATCCCGATGAAGGTGCGTCTGCTTGGCGGCCTGGTCATCCTGATCGTCGAGATCATCGTGCTTATGGTGGTGCCTGCGCGCGGCACGAGCGAGGCCGGTGCCGTGGCGACgatctgctgcaccggcttCATTGGCGGCTTCGGCAAGAGCATCTTCGAGTCCACGACGTACGGCATGTTCGGTGCCTTCCCCTCGAGCTTCACGTCCACCATGATGGGTGGCGTCGGCATGTCTGGTGTGCTGacatcgctgctgcagatcaTCGTGAaggctgcgctgcccgaCTCCTACGAGGGCGTGAAGAAGCAGTCGAAGATCTACTACGGCCTGGACGTGGGTATCCAGGGCATGACCTTCGTTGCGCTGATCCTGCTCCGCTTCAACAGCTTCGCCCAGAACTACTTCGGTGACCTCGGTGCTGTGAAGAGCAAGGTGGACGCCGGCAAGCTatcggcggaggcgctctGCCACACCGACGAGCACCCGACTCATGACAAGGAGGGTCGCAACTCTTCTTCGGGCAAGGAGGTGCCGGCCCTGGGTGAGGTGcagacggccgccgccaagtCGGAGGGCCCGGATGCGGTGGAAGAGAGCTCATGGCCGCACGAGGTGGAGGGCCCGACGAGTAACGAGATCCTCGTGGCCACCGCCATCTTCAGCACGCTGCGCCGTGTCAAGTGGATGTTCGTCGCCTGTGCCTTTAATTTTCTCATCACGCTGTTCCTCTTCCCCGGCATCGCTGTCGGCATGTTTCCGGACTCGAAGTGGTTCTCGACGATCGCCGTGTTCATCTTCAACGTGTTCGATGTGCTGGGCCGCttctcgccgtcgctgaaGCTCATGTGGCCGCGGTCGTACAAGCAGCGCTGGATCATCGTAGCGGCGTCCTTTGCGCGCGTCATctttgtgccgctgctgctgctgcactcgtACCACTACATCCCGGGCGAGGCGTACGGCTACGTGATGGAGGTCATCTTCGGCTTCTCGAACGGCTACGTGGGCTCGATGGCGCTGGTGCTTGGCCCGCAGTCGAAGGGCATCGACAACGACGGCAAGCGCTTCGTTGCCGGTACTCTGATGGGCATCTCCATCCTCGTCGGTGGCACGATCGGCACCGTGCTCAGCATCATGACGCAGACCATCCGCGCGACTTACTAA
- the TOP2 gene encoding mitochondrial DNA topoisomerase II: protein MTDASKYKKLTPIDHVLLRPEMYVGSIETQPTPMYIFDPEKGRMVWETMRVNQGLLKIVDEILLNAADNINNSKGSVRQTYISIHISDTGEITVENDGAGLPIVRSREHKMYIPEMVFGHLLTSSNYNNDSTSTTAGRHGYGAKLTNILSTKFSVVCRTDGREFHMSWTDHMRMATAPRVNRVDPKEKNVTRVKFMPDYAHFGFPNASISLDMKRVLHKRIMDLAAMFSKIEVRLNNVPFGFRTFTDYARLYSLPGLDGSMPPEPFVYTSPNGSVAYVPQLTQSPKRIVGVVNGVVTYNGGTHCNAAMDILDSCLDSLSKNFKKNGKVVDTNRVQRHFTVLVFLIQTQPKFDSQSKARLVSTVTMPRVPKNTLEKYLERMPFLEAHVNSMDDQLANELNKEIGAGRRLSSKTLISAITKLVDATSSRPDGRNIRTLIITEGDSAKALALNSLSSEQKKYCGVFPLRGKLLNVRNKNLKRLKTCKELQDLFLSLGLELGKEYRSPAELRYQRLLVMTDQDADGSHIKGLVINAFESLWPKLLQNNPGYISLFSTPIVKIKVSGKSKEVIAFHSFRDFHRWQRAHPSARYTAKYYKGLGTSTTAEGKEYFADMEKNIMQLTVDARDHQLLDSVFDAAEVEWRKEWMTKANAFQGEIDIDRSKKTLTIPEFVHKEMVHFALVGNARAIPHCVDGLKPSQRKILWAMLRRHNSEASKVAQLSGYISEASAFHHGEASLQETIVKMAQNFTGGNNINLLVPEGQFGSRQQLGNDHAAPRYIFTKLSRFARLLFPEEDDPLLDYMDEEGTFVEPHHYVPILPMLLCNGAVGIGFGFATTIPSFHPLDVSAAVRAMINGESAKQVVRNLVPWAVGFQGTVRRGPDNEFIAVGKYTAHPNGRFHISEIPWMTSIEAFRLHISSLASADVVQRIADYSGANHIDIDLIVRDGSLTTWAECETDLALAQRIYINGTVFSPTGTLSPIDSDLSPVLQWHYDRRLDLYKRRRTRKIGLMEMDLARLQSTRKFVEHFRQGQIDFLNATDDTLHKTCVKLGLVRVDESFDYILKKPITFFTRTSTEKLQADIAKTQAQIEELKRTTPVKMWLTELDKFDKTFQEYERVLINSIQKEQRSSSITGGVELPALRQPLLMLEASAKGATAYRVHACQYEKPPPSKRRPGESVGGARPSDSAARTVGKRLVGSRSVFKNKKPMSRKNNVKVSLSTRVAQFAGAQLGRLLPHVLM, encoded by the coding sequence GGCCACCTGCTGACCAGCTCGAACTACAACAACGACTCGACGTCGACGACAGCGGGTCGGCACGGCTACGGCGCCAAGCTGACGAACATTCTTTCCACAAAGTTCTCCGTCGTCTGCCGCACTGACGGCCGAGAGTTCCACATGAGCTGGACGGACCACATGCGGATGGCGACGGCTCCGCGCGTGAATCGGGTCGATCCGAAGGAGAAGAACGTGACGCGTGTGAAGTTCATGCCAGACTATGCGCACTTCGGCTTCCCAAACGCGTCCATCTCGCTCGACATGAAGCGGGTGCTGCACAAGCGCATCATGGACCTGGCCGCGATGTTCTCCAAGATCGAGGTGCGGCTGAACAACGTGCCCTTCGGCTTCCGTACATTTACCGACTACGCGCGGCTCTACTCGCTACCCGGCCTGGACGGGTCGATGCCGCCCGAGCCGTTTGTGTACACCAGCCCTaacggcagcgtcgcgtATGTGCCGCAGCTGACGCAGAGCCCGAAGCgcatcgtcggcgtcgtgAATGGCGTCGTCACGTACAATGGCGGCACGCACTGCAACGCCGCCATGGACATCCTAGACTCCTGCCTCGACTCGCTGAGCAAGAATTTCAAGAAGAACGGCAAGGTGGTGGACACGAACCGGGTGCAGCGTCACTTCACCGTGCTCGTCTTCCTCATTCAGACGCAACCGAAGTTCGACTCGCAGAGTAAGGCGCGGCTCGTGTCGACAGTGACGATGCCGCGCGTGCCAAAGAACACGTTGGAGAAATACCTTGAGCGGATGCCGTTTCTGGAGGCGCACGTGAACAGCATGGACGACCAGCTCGCGAATGAGCTGAACAAGGAGATCGGCGCGGGCCGGCGGCTGAGCAGCAAGACCCTCATATCCGCCATCACAAAGCTCGTCGACGCCACCTCGTCGCGGCCCGACGGCAGGAACATCCGCACGCTCATCATTACAGAGGGTGACTCGGCGAAGGCGCTCGCCCTCAACTCGCTCTCCAGCGAGCAGAAGAAGTACTGCGGTGTCTTCCCACTGCGTGGCAAGCTGCTGAACGTGCGCAACAAGAACCTGAAGCGGCTCAAGACGTGCAAGGAACTGCAAGacctcttcctctcgctcGGACTGGAGCTGGGTAAGGAGTACCGATCGCCGGCTGAGCTGCGCTATCAGCGGCTTCTCGTCATGACGGATCAAGACGCGGATGGTTCGCACATTAAAGGCCTCGTCATCAACGCCTTCGAGTCGCTGTGGCCGAAGCTCCTGCAGAACAACCCGGGCTACATCTCCCTCTTCTCGACACCCATTGTGAAGATCAAGGTGAGCGGCAAGTCCAAGGAGGTGATCGCCTTCCACAGCTTCCGCGACTTCCACCGCTGGCAGCGGGCCCACCCGAGTGCGCGCTACACGGCCAAGTACTACAAAGGTCTCGGCACGTCCACCACGGCTGAGGGAAAAGAGTACTTTGCTGACATGGAGAAGAACATCATGCAGCTCACCGTCGACGCGAGGGACCACCAGCTGCTCGATAGCGTCTTCGACGCGGCCGAGGTGGAGTGGCGCAAGGAGTGGATGACGAAGGCTAATGCTTTCCAGGGCGAGATCGATATCGATCGCAGCAAGAAGACACTGACCATTCCGGAGTTTGTGCACAAGGAGATGGTGCACTTCGCGCTCGTCGGCAACGCCCGCGCCATCCCGCATTGCGTCGACGGGCTGAAGCCGTCGCAGCGCAAGATTTTGTGGGCAATGCTGCGGCGCCACAACTCCGAGGCGTCgaaggtggcgcagctgtcgGGCTACATCTCAGAGGCGTCGGCGTTTCACCACGGCGAGGCCTCGCTGCAGGAGACCATCGTGAAGATGGCGCAGAACTTCACCGGCGGCAACAACATCAACCTGCTCGTGCCAGAGGGTCAGTTCGGCTctcggcagcagctcggTAACGACCACGCCGCCCCGCGCTACATTTTCACGAAGCTCAGCCGTTTTGCCCGCCTGCTGTTCCCCGAGGAGGATGACCCATTACTGGACTAcatggacgaggagggcactTTCGTGGAGCCGCACCACTACGTTCCCATCctgccgatgctgctgtgCAACGGTGCCGTCGGCATCGGCTTCGGCTTCGCCACGACGATCCCGTCATTCCATCCGCTCGACGtctcggcagcggtgcgggcCATGATCAACGGCGAGTCGGCCAAGCAGGTGGTGCGCAACCTTGTGCCGTGGGCGGTGGGCTTCCAGGGCACAGTGCGGCGCGGCCCCGACAACGAGTTCATCGCGGTGGGCAAGTACACAGCGCACCCAAACGGTCGCTTCCACATTTCGGAAATTCCGTGGATGACGAGCATCGAAGCGTTCCGCCTGCACATCTCGTCCCTCGCCAGCGCGGATGTTGTGCAACGCATCGCCGACTACTCTGGCGCCAACCACATCGACATCGACCTCATCGTGCGCGACGGCTCGCTGACGACATGGGCGGAGTGCGAGACAGACCTAGCACTGGCGCAGCGTATCTACATCAACGGCACCGTCTTTTCGCCAACCGGCACGCTTAGCCCGATCGACTCAGACCTCtcgccggtgctgcagtgGCACTACGACCGTCGCCTTGACTTGTacaagcgccgccgcacccgcAAGATTGGGCTCATGGAGATGGATCTCGCCCGGCTGCAGTCGACGCGCAAGTTCGTCGAGCACTTCCGGCAGGGTCAGATTGACTTCCTGAATGCGACAGACGACACGCTCCACAAGACATGCGTGAAGCTCGGCCTCGTGCGCGTGGACGAGAGCTTCGACTACATCTTGAAGAAGCCTATCACCTTCTTCACCCGCACGAGCACCGAGAAACTCCAGGCAGACATAGCCAAGACGCAGGCGCAGATTGAGGAACTGAAGAGGACGACGCCGGTGAAGATGTGGTTGACGGAGCTTGACAAGTTCGACAAGACCTTTCAGGAGTACGAGCGCGTGCTCATCAACTCGATTCAGAAGGAGCAGCGCTCGTCTAGCATCACGGGCGGGGTAGAGCTGCCGGCGCttcggcagccgctgctgatgctggagGCATCTGCGAAGGGCGCGACGGCGTATCGCGTGCACGCCTGCCAGTAcgagaagccgccgccgagcaaGCGCCGCCCTGGGGAGTCCGTCGGTGGCGCTAGGCCGTCGGATAGCGCCGCGCGCACTGTGGGGAAGCGGCTGGTCGGTTCACGCTCAGTATTCAAAAATAAGAAGCCGATGAGCAGAAAGAACAACGTCAAGGTGAGCCTATCGACGCGGGTGGCGCAGTTTGCCGGCGCGCAACTCGGTCGTCTGCTGCCACATGTTTTGATGTAA